In a genomic window of Tripterygium wilfordii isolate XIE 37 chromosome 8, ASM1340144v1, whole genome shotgun sequence:
- the LOC120003496 gene encoding probable pectinesterase/pectinesterase inhibitor 61 codes for MDYGRLGPSEPAGGASDIPKPPHPATSSRKRKLILLSILSFALIIASAVSATLLIGLRTRGSGGGSGPGIHAQPTQAISKTCSKTRYPTLCVNSLLDFPGALSASEQDLVHISFNMTLQHFNKALFETSGISFVQMDPLVRSAYDDCLELLDDSIDALTRSFLSVAQDGNNNNQVGSKNDVMTWLSAALTNHDTCAEGFEDVSGDVKNQVSEKLKDLAELVSNCLAIFSGSVSDDFGGVPIQNRRRLMEEISPENEDAFPRWLGRKERELLSTPNSAIRADIIVSKDGNGSYKTIAEAIKKAPENSNRRTIIYVKAGRYEEDNLKVGRKKKNLMFIGDGKGKTIISGGKSVMGNHITTFHTAVFAATGAGFIARDMTFENYAGPSKHQAVALRVGADHAVVYRCDIIGYQDTLYVHSNRQFFRECDIYGTVDFIFGNAAVVLQSCNIYARKPMQSQKNTITAQNRKDPNQNTGISIHASRILATQDLMASKGAFQTYLGRPWKMYSRTVYMVSYIGDHVQPRGWLEWNGAFALDTLYYGEYKNFGPGSAVGQRVKWPGYRVITSPVEASRFTVGQFIYGSSWLPSTGVAFVAGLGV; via the exons ATGGATTACGGTAGGCTCGGTCCTTCCGAACCAGCTGGTGGAGCCTCGGATATTCCCAAACCACCACATCCAGCCACGTCAAGCCGCAAAAGGAAACTTATCCTCCTGTCCATCTTATCGTTCGCCTTGATCATCGCCTCTGCTGTCTCCGCCACTCTCTTAATTGGGCTCCGGACACGGGGCTCCGGAGGTGGGTCCGGCCCAGGAATCCATGCCCAGCCCACTCAGGCCATTTCCAAAACCTGCAGCAAGACTCGCTACCCGACTCTCTGTGTCAACTCGCTCCTCGACTTCCCTGGCGCGCTCTCCGCCTCCGAGCAGGACCTGGTCCACATTTCCTTCAACATGACTCTCCAGCACTTCAACAAGGCACTTTTTGAGACCTCCGGAATCTCCTTCGTCCAGATGGATCCGCTCGTGAGATCCGCCTATGACGACTGTCTCGAGCTTCTAGATGATTCTATCGACGCGCTCACACGCTCTTTCCTCTCCGTAGCCCAGGACGGGAACAATAACAACCAGGTGGGGTCCAAAAACGACGTGATGACGTGGTTGAGCGCCGCTTTAACAAACCACGACACGTGTGCTGAGGGTTTTGAAGATGTGAGCGGAGACGTGAAGAATCAGGTGTCGGAGAAGCTGAAGGACTTGGCTGAGCTGGTGAGTAATTGCTTGGCCATTTTCTCAGGGAGTGTAAGCGACGACTTCGGGGGAGTGCCTATACAGAACCGGCGGAGGTTGATGGAGGAGATATCGCCGGAAAATGAAGATGCATTCCCGAGATGGTTAGGGAGGAAAGAGAGGGAGTTGCTGAGTACGCCAAATTCGGCAATTCGGGCCGATATAATCGTGTCGAAGGACGGGAACGGGAGTTATAAGACGATCGCTGAAGCGATTAAGAAGGCGCCGGAAAATAGTAATCGACGAACGATTATTTACGTGAAGGCAGGAAG GTATGAAGAGGACAACTTGAAGGtggggaggaagaagaagaacttgATGTTCATTGGAGATGGGAAGGGCAAAACTATAATTTCAGGAGGAAAAAGTGTGATGGGAAATCACATTACCACATTCCACACTGCTGTGTTTG CTGCAACAGGAGCTGGATTTATTGCCCGGGACATGACATTTGAGAACTACGCCGGACCATCCAAGCACCAGGCGGTGGCCCTCCGTGTCGGTGCCGACCACGCCGTCGTCTACCGGTGTGACATCATAGGTTACCAAGACACACTATACGTGCATTCTAATCGTCAATTCTTTCGAGAATGTGACATTTACGGTACCGTGGACTTCATATTTGGTAATGCTGCCGTCGTACTACAAAGTTGTAATATTTATGCCCGCAAGCCCATGCAGTCACAGAAAAACACCATTACGGCCCAGAACCGAAAAGACCCTAATCAAAATACGGGTATATCCATCCACGCAAGCCGGATCCTCGCCACTCAGGATCTCATGGCATCCAAGGGTGCATTCCAAACGTATCTTGGCCGTCCGTGGAAGATGTACTCTAGGACTGTGTACATGGTATCATACATAGGTGACCATGTACAGCCTAGAGGGTGGCTAGAGTGGAATGGCGCGTTTGCGTTGGATACACTTTATTATGGTGAATACAAGAATTTCGGGCCGGGTTCAGCAGTCGGGCAACGGGTGAAATGGCCGGGTTATCGGGTCATCACATCCCCAGTTGAGGCTAGTAGGTTCACTGTGGGCCAATTTATTTATGGATCATCATGGTTACCATCCACTGGAGTTGCATTCGTGGCTGGGCTTGGTGTTtaa